Proteins encoded by one window of Aspergillus chevalieri M1 DNA, chromosome 6, nearly complete sequence:
- a CDS encoding uncharacterized protein (COG:S;~EggNog:ENOG410Q0JX) produces the protein MMNSRPYAQSPKSPISVVDTTTDIVNGQGDDSPSDLLMHEPSLRDLGHLYLTWCHNQPLAMFNKDTFAESLPERDHELILALQALAFRFPPGSLTPQRCEQLGSMAKEARYIAINRVTDGQVGPPDRVLAVNGT, from the exons ATGATGAACTCTCGCCCGTACGCGCAGTCTCCAAAATCTCCTATATCCGTGGTTGATACGACAACGGATATTGTTAATGGACAAGGAGATGATAGTCCAAG TGACTTGTTGATGCACGAGCCAAGTCTGAGGGATTTGGGCCATCTGTACCTGACCTGGTGTCATAATCAGCCTCTTGCCATGTTCAACAAGGATACCTTTGCAGAGTCTCTACCGGAGCGAGACCATGAGTTGATCCTCGCATTGCAAGCGCTGGCCTTCCGATTTCCCCCAGGCTCACTCACGCCCCAACGCTGCGAACAGCTTGGCTCAATGGCTAAAGAAGCCAGATACATAGCCATAAACCGAGTGACTGATGGGCAA GTTGGTCCTCCTGATCGAGTATTAGCTGTCAACGGCACCTAA
- a CDS encoding aromatic ring-hydroxylating oxygenase subunit alpha (COG:P;~EggNog:ENOG410PH2B;~InterPro:IPR036922,IPR017941,IPR015879,IPR001663;~PFAM:PF00355;~go_function: GO:0005506 - iron ion binding [Evidence IEA];~go_function: GO:0051537 - 2 iron, 2 sulfur cluster binding [Evidence IEA];~go_process: GO:0044237 - cellular metabolic process [Evidence IEA];~go_process: GO:0055114 - oxidation-reduction process [Evidence IEA]) — MINWFQSKVTPKSQQDDGSQTIKSLPASWYRSSAMYELERRAIFSRRWLLVSHRARFAVPGDYVRITEAGFTFFLIKDRQGQIKAHHNVCRHRAYPLIENERGHLNIIACKYHGWSYGLDGNLAKAPKYQDAPAFDKSINGLFRIHVHVDNMGFIWVNLDSKHAPEVLWEQDFASVDLQPRLQHFNMDKYRFDHQWEMIGEYNWKTLADNYNECYHCPTGHPALNSLTDISKYWVETAGGHIQHYNVDKPDREGMGIYSTYYYPNASMTISPIFFYIMRVIPISANQTKMEYEFYRHEEATDEEFAEITSCFRQILSEDKDLCTGAQKNLNSGIFLNGELHPQAEKGPLFFQALTRDIVTSHHEQEEQQGAAIWPATPKQMTGEQTKADMDFCNSLQCAGDDVDRGLLAW, encoded by the exons ATGATCAACTGGTTCCAAAGCAAGGTAACTCCAAAATCGCAGCAAGATGACGGCTCGCAAACGATCAAATCCCTGCCGGCGTCCTGGTACAGGTCATCAGCTATGTACGAGCTTGAAAGACGGGCCATTTTCTCTCGTAGGTGGCTGCTCGTCTCCCACAGAGCTCGCTTTGCCGTTCCCGGCGATTATGTTCGAATCACTGAGGCCGGTTTCactttcttcctcatcaaaGACCGTCAGGGCCAGATCAAAGCGCACCATAATGTGTGCAGGCATCGAGCCTATCCCTTGATAGAGAATGAGCGGGGACATCTCAATATTATTGCTTGCAAGTACCATG GATGGTCTTACGGTCTTGACGGCAATCTTGCAAAAGCCCCAAAGTACCAAGACGCACCGGCATTCGATAAATCAATCAACGGACTATTCCGTATTCACGTCCATGTTGATAATATGGGCTTCATCTGGGTCAACCTAGACTCCAAACACGCACCAGAAGTCTTGTGGGAGCAGGATTTCGCGTCCGTCGATCTCCAGCCACGACTGCAGCATTTCAACATGGACAAATACCGCTTCGATCATCAATGGGAGATGATAGGCGAATACAACTGGAAAACGCTGGCGGACAACTACAATGAGTGCTATCATTGCCCAACTGGCCACCCTGCACTCAACAGCCTCACAGATATCTCCAAATACTGGGTCGAGACAGCAGGTGGCCACATCCAACACTACAATGTTGACAAGCCAGATCGCGAAGGAATGGGTATTTACAGCACTTACTACTACCCCAATGCGTCCATGACAATCTC GCCGATATTCTTCTACATAATGCGTGTGATTCCCATCTCAGCAAATCAAACAAAGATGGAATACGAATTCTATCGGCACGAGGAAGCAACGGACGAGGAATTTGCAGAAATAACCTCCTGCTTCAGGCAGATTCTGAGCGAGGACAAGGACTTGTGCACGGGGGCACAGAAGAACCTGAACTCAGGTATCTTTCTCAACGGGGAACTCCATCCTCAAGCCGAAAAG GGACCGCTTTTCTTCCAGGCACTGACACGGGACATCGTGACTTCCCACcatgaacaagaagagcaGCAGGGCGCAGCGATCTGGCCAGCCACTCCCAAGCAGATGACTGGTGAGCAGACTAAAGCAGATATGGACTTTTGTAATAGTCTGCAGTGCGCGGGAGATGATGTGGACCGAGGTCTGCTAGCGTGGTGA
- a CDS encoding NAD(P)/FAD-dependent oxidoreductase (COG:E;~EggNog:ENOG410PMWM;~InterPro:IPR006076,IPR036188;~PFAM:PF01266;~go_function: GO:0016491 - oxidoreductase activity [Evidence IEA];~go_process: GO:0055114 - oxidation-reduction process [Evidence IEA]) yields MASPTALSHTQPILIIGAGVFGLSTALELSSRGYKNITVLDRYPPPVPDGSSVDISRIIRTEYADSVYSQMAQEAIHGWKTKFKDYYHHSGFVMLSETTQNPYIEKTLEITRAQGKSLDEFVDGNGLKEMYPDIRADYRTLRAYHNSEGGWADAEGSVRCLSHQCSQAGVSFITGKRGTVRSLRKTGSRVLGVTVLSGEFLLASQVILCTGAWSNLLLDLSHAASASGQPVGFIQLSPDEARSIQKIPVMINLSSGIFLFPPQPGTNILKVARHSYGFATSMRAMEDGRTVSSPKRDSNNAVRSFLPDEADKALRDGLRQLLPEFSDHPWSNRRLCWYTDTPEGDFVVDYHPMLEGLFIATGGAGHAFKFLPILGRYVADRFEHRVSDAIRQKWRLRSAEGEGNVKTGDGSRAGPSLRTLTPEEQSKL; encoded by the exons ATGGCGAGTCCAACCGCGTTGTCTCACACGCAGCCGATTCTCATCATCGGAGCTGGAGTTTTTGGGTTATCAACCGCCCTGGAGCTGTCCTCTCGAGGCTACAAAAATATCACCGTCCTCGATCGTTACCCACCACCTGTTCCAGATGGCAGCAGTGTCGACATATCACGGATCATTCGAACCGAGTACGCCGATTCCGTGTATTCCCAAATGGCCCAGGAGGCTATTCACGGTTGGAAGACGAAGTTCAAGGACTATTACCATCATTCTGGCTTTGTCATGCTGTCGGAGACTACACAGAACCCATACATTGAAAAGACGTTGGAAATCACCCGTGCTCAGGGCAAATCGCTAGACGAGTTCGTGGATGGGAATGGTCTCAAGGAGATGTATCCAGATATCCGAGCCGACTACCGTACTTTGCGCGCGTATCACAATTCTGAAGGAGGCTGGGCAGATGCGGAAGGCAGTGTACGGTGTCTCAGCCATCAGTGCAGTCAAGCTGGGGTTTCTTTTATTACCGGAAAACGGGGGACGGTTCGGTCGCTGCGCAAGACGGGATCGCGTGTTCTCGGAGTGACTGTGCTCAGTGGGGAGTTTCTACTTGCATCCCAGGTGATACTCTGTACAGGTGCCTGGTCCAACCTGTTACTCGATCTCTCTCATGCAGCGTCCGCATCGGGTCAACCTGTGGGTTTCATCCAATTGAGCCCCGACGAAGCCCGCAGCATTCAGAAAATCCCTGTCATGATAAACCTTAGCAGTGGCATATTTCTCTTTCCCCCGCAACCGGGAACTAACATCCTGAAGGTCGCCCGGCACAGCTACGGGTTTGCCACTTCCATGCGCGCTATGGAAGACGGCCGTACAGTGTCCTCGCCTAAGCGTGATTCCAATAACGCCGTTCGGTCCTTTCTGCCTGACGAAGCAGACAAAGCCCTTCGAGATGGTCTTAGACAGCTTCTGCCCGAATTTTCAGATCACCCTTGGTCGAATCGTCGATTGTGCTGGTATACAGACACCCCGGAGGGAGATTTTGTGGTCGACTACCATCCAATGCTGGAAGGGCTCTTCATTGCCACCGGTGGGGCTGGGCA TGCCTTCAAATTTCTACCAATCCTTGGTCGGTACGTAGCTGATCGTTTTGAGCATCGTGTTTCAGATGCTATCAGACAGAAATGGAGGCTTCGTTCAGCAGAAGGAGAGGGGAATGTTAAGACTGGAGATGGAAGCCGCGCAGGACCGTCTTTGCGGACATTGACGCCGGAAGAGCAGAGTAAGCTCTAG
- a CDS encoding uncharacterized protein (COG:G;~EggNog:ENOG410PUCI;~InterPro:IPR020846,IPR011701,IPR036259;~PFAM:PF07690;~TransMembrane:10 (i51-73o93-111i118-136o142-162i169-192o219-238i310-334o354-371i383-400o406-425i);~go_function: GO:0022857 - transmembrane transporter activity [Evidence IEA];~go_process: GO:0055085 - transmembrane transport [Evidence IEA]): protein METEKKSELTHDTPSLLEGEISHQASPPSNNVSLIQDAIEAIGMGRYQWQLMASCGFGFIADQMLLVSISLVMPQASKEFAPRYATLLPATQYAGLGVGAIAFGFLADLAGRRLTWQISIFGVSIFTAAGAASPTWAALNVFVVLAAFFGGGNLAIDLTVLAECLPRRWGFLLSSLACLWGLGNAITGLIAWPLVANFCCPQGATSVTCSKVDNMGWRYLYIIIGVLCLVMSILRSFALGMTESPKWLASQGKRDEAVAAVNTISRVNKSTYAMSSFQLHTHQAGSPKHLKRVPSMVANLFQGNKQARSMICLIIIWLLVGIAYPVYTVFLTYYLEAHGAQLGDGSLYQTYRDWSISSVVGIVGPILSAYLVQVPLLGRRRTITLMACGCSICAGAFTTVKNEAQNLALSCMINFFLNAMYGVIYG, encoded by the exons AtggaaacagaaaagaaatccgAATTGACTCATGATACTCCAAGTTTATTGGAAGGAGAAATTTCTCATCAAGCTAGCCCTCCAAGCAACAATGTGTCCCTCATCCAAGATGCCATCGAAGCCATCGGCATGGGCCGCTACCAGTGGCAGTTGATGGCTTCCTGCGGTTTTGGATTCATTGCAGACCAG ATGCTTCTAGTTTCCATCAGTCTTGTAATGCCGCAAGCGTCCAAGGAGTTTGCGCCACGATATGCGACTCTACTACCTGCCACTCAGTATGCAGGACTGGGCGTGGGTGCTATAGCCTTCGGATTTCTGGCGGATCTTGCCGGCCGTCGTTTGACATGGCAGATATCGATTTTCGGGGTGTCGATATTCACGGCTGCTGGTGCTGCCTCGCCCACCTGGGCTGCCTTGAATGTGTTTGTTGTTTTGGCAGCCTTTTTTGGTGGAGGAAATT TGGCAATTGATCTGACGGTGCTGGCTGAATGTTTACCTCGCAGGTGGGGATTCCTGCTGAGCAGTCTTGCGTGTCTATGGGGACTTGGCAACGCAATCACTGGGTTGATAG CTTGGCCACTCGTAGCCAACTTCTGTTGCCCACAGGGCGCCACCTCAGTTACATGCAGTAAAGTCGACAACATGGGATGGAGATACCTTTACATCATCATTGGTGTTCTCTGCCTGGTAATGTCGATTCTCCGCTCGTTCGCCCTCGGAATGACCGAGTCACCGAAATGGCTTGCCTCGCAAGGCAAGAGAGATGAAGCAGTCGCGGCCGTCAACACAATAAGTCGAGTCAACAAGTCCACATACGCTATGTCAAGTTTTCAACTCCATACACATCAGGCAGGAAGTCCCAAGCATCTGAAAAGGGTCCCTTCTATGGTAGCAAATCTCTTCCAGGGCAATAAGCAAGCCCGCTCCATGATCTGCCTGATTATCATCTGGTTGCTCGTTGGCATAGC ATATCCCGTGTATACCGTCTTCCTAACGTATTATCTCGAAGCGCACGGCGCCCAGCTCGGTGAcggaagcctctaccaaacATACCGTGACTGGTCAATCTCTTCGGTAGTTGGGATCGTGGGTCCTATTCTCAGCGCATATCTGGTTCAGGTCCCTCTTCTGGGCCGCCGCCGCACAATCACACTGATGGCCTGCGGGTGCTCCATTTGTGCGGGAGCCTTCACCACCGTGAAGAATGAGGCCCAGAATCTGGCCCTCTCCTGCATGATCAATTTCTTTTTGAACGCTATGTACGGGGTGATCTATGGGTGA
- a CDS encoding uncharacterized protein (COG:O;~EggNog:ENOG410PMA6;~InterPro:IPR038765,IPR002931;~MEROPS:MER0472834;~PFAM:PF01841), with amino-acid sequence MTETEEAPVLSFKERLAKFNQPEEPLVPRPRPQPASRPPPVHSKTVNNPPSNVNGSVADRSIGNQPAPQTPKLNIENNYGNGQNGVNGNGVKKAKPPPPPLPSRRPSTQQLQPQAPAPPDLPRRPSSLQRGVSRDSVTSDVSSLSAVSARTAPPLPSRRGTSPRPPPPPPRPQSQSNGTTNGNEGQKPPLPHRPASNASTLSNRSRSPAPTLPPRLPPRTPTREQEPAAQQQNGTGDVRPPTRRLPPPSRTIDARLLGFGGSKKSNGNTAIGHSTVQGHPSPNGIPPPVPRDSRPDLSKIEASKPRITASPSPAVNQTTTCLKCRDFSAPDEHAAQFPRQSLPTHDLSWLANALTAPFPSPTDKARAIFTWLHHNVEYDVYALYNNCVKPSTPQSTLATGLAVCEGYAGLFAALATHAGLEVIVVGGHGKGTGYADPAPGSALPPYNPSGHAWNAVRIDNGHWKLIDACWGAGAVNGGGQPYIKVFSPSHFTKTNDEFGQSHYPSNRDHFFRDDGRSSISWEEYLLHVPKQPLIFTDAHKHNLDPSSFYPATNQISVNNTPSPLRFQFNLICPHWTFEHHSKAQPGLFLLQIHGIDGRKEERLPFNHVRGSTPGGGGDVWYVDIPDARMLGAPGQKLQIAVLTSFGDRTDARGVTVEEFKALNGRVGMAWAYVCQWDLM; translated from the coding sequence ATGACAGAAACAGAGGAAGCACCCGTCCTCTCCTTCAAAGAGCGACTCGCCAAATTTAATCAGCCGGAAGAACCCCTTGTCCCTCGTCCCCGTCCGCAGCCAGCCTCGCGACCACCACCCGTACACAGCAAGACGGTCAATAATCCCCCGAGCAATGTCAACGGCTCCGTCGCGGATCGCTCGATCGGCAATCAGCCGGCCCCTCAAACCCCGAAACTAAATATCGAGAATAATTACGGGAATGGCCAGAATGGTGTGAACGGAAATGGTGTCAAGAAAGCAAAGCCTCCGCCCCCGCCATTGCCATCGCGGAGGCCTTCGACTCAACAGCTTCAACCTCAAGCTCCAGCACCCCCGGATCTACCACGCAGGCCGTCATCATTGCAACGAGGAGTTTCTCGAGACTCGGTTACTTCAGACGTCTCATCGCTGTCTGCTGTTTCGGCGAGAACGGCCCCTCCCTTGCCCTCGAGACGGGGGACGAGTCCTaggccaccaccgccacctCCGCGGCCACAGTCTCAGTCGAACGGGACTACGAATGGAAACGAGGGTCAAAAACCACCATTACCCCACCGACCAGCATCGAATGCCAGTACCTTGAGTAATAGAAGTCGTTCTCCGGCTCCCACGCTGCCTCCTCGACTTCCTCCACGGACACCCACGAGAGAACAAGAACCGGCGGCGCAACAGCAGAATGGGACTGGAGATGTTCGACCTCCGACGAGAAGACTCCCGCCTCCATCTAGGACGATTGATGCCCGTCTGCTTGGATTCGGAGGGTCGAAGAAGAGTAACGGTAATACTGCAATCGGCCATTCGACCGTCCAGGGTCATCCTTCTCCAAATGGGATCCCACCACCAGTGCCACGGGATAGTCGTCCTGATCTCTCCAAGATCGAAGCGTCTAAACCTCGTATAACTGCTTCGCCTTCACCTGCAGTGAATCAGACTACGACCTGCTTGAAATGCCGCGACTTCTCTGCTCCAGACGAGCATGCGGCACAATTCCCACGCCAATCGCTGCCAACACACGACCTGTCCTGGCTAGCGAACGCGCTGACCGCACCATTTCCTTCGCCAACGGACAAGGCCCGGGCAATCTTCACTTGGCTGCATCATAACGTGGAGTACGACGTCTACGCACTCTACAACAACTGCGTGAAACCATCCACGCCACAAAGCACCCTGGCCACAGGTCTAGCCGTATGCGAAGGTTACGCTGGCCTTTTCGCGGCCCTCGCGACTCATGCAGGCCTCGAGGTCATTGTCGTCGGCGGACACGGCAAGGGCACAGGCTACGCTGACCCAGCCCCAGGCTCTGCCCTCCCACCCTACAACCCATCAGGCCACGCCTGGAACGCCGTCCGCATCGACAACGGACACTGGAAACTCATCGACGCGTGCTGGGGCGCCGGTGCCGTCAACGGCGGCGGCCAACCGTACATTAAGGTCTTCTCGCCGTCGCACTTCACCAAAACAAACGACGAGTTCGGCCAATCCCACTATCCAAGCAACCGTGACCACTTTTTCCGCGACGACGGCCGGTCCTCCATCTCCTGGGAGGAATACCTCCTCCACGTCCCCAAACAACCACTCATCTTCACAGACGCTCACAAACACAACCTCGACCCCTCCTCCTTTTACCCCGCAACCAACCAAATCTCCGTCAACAACACCCCCAGTCCGCTCCGCTTCCAATTTAACCTCATATGCCCGCACTGGACCTTCGAACATCACTCCAAGGCCCAACcgggcctcttcctcctccaaatCCACGGCATCGACGGTCGCAAAGAGGAGCGTCTCCCCTTCAACCACGTACGCGGCTCAACAcctggcggcggcggagacGTCTGGTACGTCGACATCCCCGATGCGCGGATGTTAGGGGCACCCGGGCAGAAGTTGCAGATTGCCGTGCTGACGAGTTTTGGGGATCGGACGGATGCGCGCGGTGTCACGGTGGAGGAGTTCAAGGCTTTGAATGGGAGGGTGGGGATGGCGTGGGCGTATGTTTGTCAGTGGGACTTGATGTGA
- a CDS encoding wax synthase family protein (COG:S;~EggNog:ENOG410PP8D;~InterPro:IPR032805;~PFAM:PF13813;~TransMembrane:8 (i12-28o34-51i146-165o185-205i274-294o306-327i339-359o374-400i)): MTTAHQTLQDPLVINGIQQLFTWILLVATPNRSWLRFVNMSALTAWMFWVYSSENLLAGTEYDENVLYRTLQGCVPLPLVMRTAAALFPPKGPSSGLLDMATATRLTIDPRAVSTPWQVRGIPSFPSYYKSRPPARVPFMVRQTVITLWQCLCLDLVFSQFRAWTSQRAFPASPRELGPWDLPPGPWATSGASMLVIALIGRLGFDISYRLVSVVYAGLGVPTENFPPLFGSIWDAYSLRNLWGNCWHQFMRLPFTATSNAITRHALRLPRSSMLGRCLTITIVFFLSGLMHFLGAQAANIPFSGAMHFFGLSGLGLLIEITVQGLWDYFALPRPQGIWCKAIGFIWVGLCFSLVAPWYSPEWEYLFSVGAESAWFLGAFTGNVGLPVAGVVVALSGIIVHKIFETSW, from the exons ATGACCACCGCACACCAGACCCTACAAGATCCCCTGGTGATCAATGGGATCCAGCAACTCTTCACCTGGATCCTCCTGGTAGCAACGCCTAATCGATCATGGCTCCGCTTCGTGAACATGAGCGCCCTGACAGCGTGGATGTTCTGGGTTTACAGTTCTGAGAATCTCCTCGCCGGCACAGAGTACGATGAGAATGTTCTCTACCGAACACTACAAGGCTGTGTGCCTTTACCGCTGGTCATGCGAACAGCCGCTGCGCTCTTCCCGCCTAAAGGTCCTAGCAGCGGCCTTTTAGACATGGCCACAGCTACACGGTTGACTATCGACCCGCGGGCTGTCAGTACGCCGTGGCAGGTACGAGGGATACCATCGTTCCCATCATACTACAAATCGCGTCCACCAGCGCGTGTCCCGTTCATGGTACGACAGACGGTCATCACACTCTGGCAATGTCTCTGTCTAGACCTGGTCTTCTCGCAATTTCGGGCGTGGACGAGTCAGCGAGCGTTTCCTGCTAGTCCTCGGGAGCTGGGGCCATGGGATCTGCCGCCGGGGCCGTGGGCGACATCGGGGGCGTCGATGTTGGTGATTGCGCTGATTGGGCGGTTGGGATTCGACATCTCGTACCGGCTTGTGTCTGTCGTTTATGCTGGGCTGGGCGTTCCGACGGAGAACTTCCCCCCGCTGTTTGGGAGTATTTGGGACGCTTATAGTTTGCGGAATCTATGGGG GAACTGCTGGCATCAATTCATGCGACTACCGTTTACGGCAACTAGTAATGCGATCACTCGCCATGCCCTCCGTCTCCCTCGCTCGTCCATGCTGGGACGATGTCTCACTATCACGATTGTCTTCTTTCTGTCTGGATTAATGCACTTCCTCGGTGCTCAGGCTGCAAATATCCCCTTTTCTGGGGCGATGCATTTCTTCGGATTATCCGGCCTGGGCCTCTTGATCGAGATCACCGTCCAAGGTCTCTGGGATTATTTTGCTCTCCCGCGACCGCAGGGAATATGGTGTAAGGCTATAGGATTCATCTGGGTCGGACTATGCTTTAGTTTGGTTGCGCCATGGTATTCGCCAGAATGGGAGTATTTGTTTAGTGTGGGCGCCGAGTCTGCGTGGTTTTTGGGAGCGTTTACCGGTAATGTTGGATTGCCGGTGGCGGGTGTCGTGGTTGCATTGAGTGGGATTATTGTCCATAAGATATTCGAGACGAGTTGGTAG
- the SPG1 gene encoding Spg1/Tem1 GTP-binding protein (BUSCO:EOG092644X6;~COG:S;~EggNog:ENOG410PG6J;~InterPro:IPR005225,IPR001806,IPR017231,IPR027417;~PFAM:PF04670,PF00025,PF08477,PF00071;~go_function: GO:0003924 - GTPase activity [Evidence IEA];~go_function: GO:0005525 - GTP binding [Evidence IEA]), producing MDAPYLEPNVAEPQKQPAEVLEDTATTVHHHSNNGYSSDSRAHYSSYTTPLYDADQQSRFNQSPTLSTYQPQLPPSSSRPSSGLSSGAERHGYSQQSQEVQKQSSQAASKNSVVIKVGMVGDAQIGKTSLMVKYVEGSWDEDYIQTLGVNFMEKTISIRNTEITFSIWDLGGQREFVNMLPLVCNDAVAILFMFDLTRKSTLNSIKEWYRQGRGFNKTAIPFLVGTKYDHFVNFPREDQEEISLQAKRFAKAMKASLIFSSTSHSINVQKIFKIVLSKAFDLKCTIPEIENVGEPLLLYKNV from the exons ATGGATGCGCCGTACCTTGAACCAAACGTCGCGGAGCCGCAGAAACAGCCTGCCGAGGTTCTAGAAGACACAGCGACCACGGTTCACCATCACAGCAACAACGGCTACAGCAGCGACTCGCGAGCCCATTATTCCTCCTATACCACCCCATTATACGACGCCGATCAACAATCCCGATTCAACCAGTCCCCCACATTGAGTACCTATCAGCCACAACTCCCGCCGTCGTCGTCGAGACCGAGTTCCGGGTTGTCGAGTGGAGCTGAGCGACATGGTTATTCGCAACAGTCTCAGGAGGTACAGAAACAGTCGTCTCAGGCCGCGTCGAAGAATAGTGTGGTGATTAAGGTGGGGATGGTCGGGGATGCTCAGATTGGAAAGACGAGTTTGATGGTGAAATATGTTGAGGGGAGTTGGGATGAGGATTATATTCAGACTCTGG GTGTCAACTTTATGGAAAAGACCATCTCGATTCGCAACACAGAGATTACCTTCTCCATCTGGGATCTCGGTGGTCAGCGAGAGTTCGTCAACATGCTTCCGCTCGTATGCAACGACGCTGTAGCTATCCTTTTCATGTTTGACCTGACACGGAAGAGTACATTGAATTCGATCAAGGAGTGGTACCGGCAGGGCCGTGGGTTTAACAAAACGGCCATTCCTTTCCTGGTTGGGACAAAGTATGACCATTTCGTCAACTTTCCCCGCGAGGATCAAGAGGAGATTTCTCTTCAG GCCAAACGATTTGCCAAGGCCATGAAGGCAAGTTTAATCTTTAGCAGCACCAGTCACAGTATCAACGTGCAGAAG ATCTTTAAAATCGTCCTGTCCAAGGCATTCGACCTAAAATGTACAATTCCCGAGATCGAGAATGTCGGCGAACCGCTGCTTCTGTACAAAAACGTTTGA